Part of the Natronobacterium gregoryi SP2 genome, CCGATGCCGACCGAGTCCCTGAAACCCTGTACGCTCGGCGGCCCCGGACTCGGAATGGACATCGACGTTGTCGACTCCGCTGGCGAGTCGATCAAAGACGACCACGAACGCGGCTACCTCGTCGCGAGAGACTCCTGTCCCTCGATGACGAAGTCGCTGTGGTCGGGCGACGAGCGCTATCTCGAGGAGTACTGGTCGACGTTCGAGGACACGTGGGACCACGGCGACTGGGCTCAGAAAGACGCCGATGGCTTCTGGTTTCTCCACGGTCGTGCCGACGACGCGTTGAACGTCGCGGGACGCAAGGTCGGCCCCGCCGAGGTCGAAGGCGCACTCATCGACCACGAGGCGGTCAACCAGGCCGCCGCGGTCGGGGCTCCGGACGACACCACCGGCACCGCCGTCGTCACCTACGTCATCCTCGAGGAGGGCCACGAGGAGAGCGACGACCTCCGCGAGGAACTGCGCGCCCAGGTCGGTGCAGAACTGGGCAAACCGTTCCGCCCGCGCGAGGTGCTGTTCGTCGACGAGTTCCCCAAGACCCAGTCGGGCAAGATCATCCGCCGTGCCATCGAGGGGGTCTACACCGGCGAGGAACTGGGTGACATGAGTAGCATCGAGAACCCCGACTCGCTCGAGAAACTCGAGGAAGCGCGATAGCCGGCCGAACGCGGAGGCCGACTTTCGAGACGCGCCGTTCGTCGAGAGCGTCGTCTGGTTTTCGACCGCCGCCGTGATGACACGATGTCGATTCGTCAGCTATCCGCCGAGCGAGAGAGAACCTGACTCGCGAGACGTCGCACCCGCGGCAGCGATACGAGGTCGGCGCGGCGGTCGAGTACCCACGCGTAGAGGACGAGCCCCTGGACGACGAAGACGTTCGTCACGAGGAAAAATAGTGCTTCCTCGAGAGGGAGGCCGGCGAGACCGATCCCGATCGTGTGTGCATCGGAGATCACCCAGATACCGAGCGAGATGGCGACCCAGTCGGCGACCCACAGGTAGAGGGTCGGGACGCCGACCGCGAGCAGGACTTGCCGGCGCTTCTCGAGGAGGTAAGTGAGGCCGAACCCCCACTGGATCGCGAGGATGGGTCCGGCCCAAAAGAGGATTGCGCCGAGGTAGGACGTCGCGGTCGTTTCCAGGAGAGTCCAGCCGAGGGCACAGACGGCCAGTCCGGCCAGTATGCCGGCGAGTCGGTGACTCGTGGGGAGTCGAAGCGACGTGTCGGAGACGGTCAGGAACTGGAAGAGCCAGAACGCCGTCAGCGTCGTCTGGAGGACGAAAAAGAGGTACTCTTCGACTGGCGTATGCCAAATCGTCGCGAGGACGGCACCGTCGCCGTACCACCAGACGCCCTCGGGAATCAACGCGTTCGTCCAGGGCGTGGTGTACGCGACTGCGAGGAAGACGATGATGGCGAGACCGGAGAGGGTCGTTCGATCCCATCGCGCTCGGTCGCGTTGGACTGCCAGCCAGCCGAGCACGACGATCGGTGGGATGGTAAACACGAGGTGAAACTGCAGGTAGGTGAGCGGGGGCGTCATGGGTCGGAGTCCCGGACGCGCTCGGCCGTCGGTCGTCGCACTCGCCGCACAATGGACGCGTCGGGTCCTCGAGCGTACGTATCGTTGCCATCGTCTCCGGCGACCTGCGGGAACCACATGGACGGAAGATGATGGCGGACCTATCAAAAGACCTCTCCCATACTAGTACGGGATCGCTCGACGGCCTGCAGGCATCGGCGTCAACACCAGATTACCTTCGCCCCGACGTGGGCGGTTCCGGGAGATTGCGCTGTGGCGACGTGCTGTGAATCTCGAGACGGGATCGGCGGGAGATCGTTACAGCAATCCGTCTCAATCGTCCGCAGGCGTACCGACGCCTTTCAGGGTGGTGCCGTAGTCGGCGTCGGCAGTGATCGTCTCGGGCTCCTCGATGACGTACAGCACGATCAACACCGTGACGATGTACTTGGTGATGATGTCAAGCACGCTGTAGCCCCAGGATGTCATCCAGACCTCGAGCAGGGCAAAGCCCTCGACGCCGAGCGCCCAGAGGATCGGGTAGCCGAACCAGCCGACGACGGTGAGGATCTTCAGCGTCGTGAACAGGTCCGAGGTGCCGGTCCGGTCGGCCTCGCGAGTCCAGTCGACCATGATGACGTAGATGATAACCAGGAAGAAGGCCGAACTGAGCACGAACCACCACCAGCGCATGAGCAACGACGAGGTCGTCAGCGCGGCGGCCAGCCCGGTGACACACATCGCGATCGTCATCGCGACGGTAGTCATAATTTTAGTGATGTTCGAGCCGGCGATCATCCCGAGAACGATCAGGATGAACGGCGTCGAGAACGCCCAGGTGAGGTAGCGACCCCACATCGTGAGGACTTCTTCACCCGCGAGCGAGTGGCCCGCTGGCATCTCGATGAAACTCAACGTCAGTCCCGACGCGAGCCCGGTATAGCTCGATATCGAGACGACCGAGATCAGCATCGTCGAGATGACGATCAGTTTCGCCCGTGGGTCGGTCACGCCACGAGCCAGCGCGACGATGAAGAGGATCGTCAGGCCCGCGAGGGCGATGTTTACCACGAACGAGAGCGCGAGCAGCGTATCTTCGAACACGAACTCGAAGATCTCTTGCTGTGTCTCCGGTACCTGCAGGACGACGTTCCGTGTGGCCATTGCCAGTAATCCGGTCGGTTCCATGATTACGCTATCATGTTTGTGTCCAGCCGAAGTGAACGGCGGTCCATACTGGTAAGGCTCGAGTCGGTGACTGCGGGTCGGAATCGTCGCTGGTGTAGCGTCGAGTGGCCCGATTCACCTGGACACGCGCCTGGGTCATTGTGGAACGGTTGCCCGGCGGCGCGCACCTTCGCCCGTGATGAGAAGGTAAAGCAATAGCAGGCCGAGAGTAATCGCGACTGCAAGGCCCGACGTGACCTGCGTGTCGATAGCAAAGAGTCCGCCCGCCTGGACGTAGATTCTGACGCCGGACGCGTAGAGGCCCGCGGCCAGGTCAGGTGTGAGGAAGCCGACCAGTGACAGTATCACGCTCGTGGCGGCGACGACGACACCGGTCGAGATTGCGAAGGTAAGGATCGCCTCTTCGATTCGGATGACTTCTATCGCCTGCTCGACGGATAGCGCGTCGATTTCGACGAGCCAGAGAAAGCGCAACAGGAGGACCGCACAGAGCGTCGTAGAGATCACACCTGCGAGCGCGATAATACTGAGGCTGGGCGCGACCGTGCCGGTGGCGACGGCGTTCCCCTCGAGGGAGCTGATAAGGTCGCGACGGGTGTACGTCGCAGGGGCGATTGTGATCGTCGACGCGACCGTGCCGATGCAAAGCAACACTTTGCCGCGGAGCCCGATCGGGTAGAACCGTCGCGTCGAAAGTGCTGCCTGGGCGTACGATTCGCCCGAAAGCACCGTGTCGGTGACGTCGTCTGAATCGCTCATCGAAGCCGTCTAACGGCGCGGAAACGAATAATGGTTCGCGATATCACTGCCGGGGCATCGACCCCACACTCCTGTTTCCCTTACTCGTTAGGTGTTACACTCACACCTCGACCGTCCCAAGTAGATTTCGACACCACACACGCGATGTGCGATCACGGTGTGGCGTGACGGAGGATACACAGTGCCAACCGGACTCAAACGCGACCTCGGACTGTTCTCGACATCAGCAATCGCAATCGGTGCCATGATCGGGTCGGGGATCTTCATTCTGCCGGGAGTCGCGTACGTCGAGGTCGGCGGGCCGGCGGTGGTTGCCGCCTTCCTGATCGCCGGGGTTCTCGTGTTGCCAGCGGCGTTCAGTGCGTCGGAGATGGCGACCGCGATGCCCGAAGACGGTGGCTCCTACGTCTACGTCGAACGCGGAATGGGACCGCTTCTCGGGACGGTTGCAGGCGTCGGCAACTGGTTTATGCTCTCGTTTAAAAGTGCGCTGGCGCTCGTCGGCGGCGTCCCGTACCTCGTTTACGTCGCCCCGGAGCTTGCGGCTTGGATTCTCCCTCTCGCACTCGGGTTGGCGGTCTTTTTCACCCTCCTCAACGCGACGAGTACGGAGAGCACCGGGCGGTTGCAGTTTGGCATCGTCGCTATCATGATCGTCGTCATGGCCTGGTTCGTCGTCGGCGGGATACCAGACATCTCCGCCGAGCGGACCGCTGGCGCGTTCGATGCGACCAGCGACGGCTTCCTCGCGGCTACCGCTCTGGTGTTTATCTCCTACGCTGGCGTGATCAAGATCGCCTCGGTTGCCGAGGAAGTTGAGGACCCAGGAACGACCATTCCGCGAGCGATGCTCGGGTCACTGCTCGTTACGACCGTGTTGTACGTCCTCGTCGTCTACGTCGCTATCGGACTCGTCGACGTCGAAGCAGCGATCGAAGCGGGCCAACTCGATCCTGACGGCGAGGGGCCGATCATGGCCCTGGCAGCCGACTCTGCTCTCGGTACCGTCGGCGTCGTCGCAGTGGTGGCTGCTGCACTCATGGCGCTTGCCTCGACCGCGAACGCGGGACTCATGGCAGCCGCGCGGTTCCCGTTCGCGATGGCCCGCGACAACCTCGCACCGGACCAGTTCGAAGCGATCAGCGACCGGTTCCGAACGCCGGTCGCCGCGATAGTGGTCACTGGCGTCGCGATTTCGGTGATGATCCTGACGTTGCCGCTCGATCTCGTGGCGAAGTTCGGAAGCGGCTTCGGAATCATCGTGTTCGTGCTCGTCAACATCTCTCTCGTCGGCTTCCGGGAAGGTGCCGTCGACGACTACGACCCCACGTTCACCTCCCCGCTGTACCCGTGGATGCAACTTGCGGGCATCGCCGGCGGGCTCTTGGTGTTCAGCCAGATGGGACTCGTCCCAATCGTCGGCTCGCTGGTGATCGTGGCCCTCTCGCTCGTCTGGTACGCAATCTACGCTCGCTCGCGGATCGATCGGGAAGGGGCGGCCAGATCCGGCGTCAGACAGAGCGTCACCGAACGAGCGCTCGAGCAAACCGCCGACCTGTTCGACGAAGATCGACGGTACGACACCCTGGTCGCGCTCACCGACGACACGAGCGAACGCGCCCGGACGGACATGGTCAGGATGGGTGCGGACCTCTCGCGGCTCCGGACGGGATCGGTCGCAGTCGCGAAGTTCACCGGTGTCCCCCACCGGGCGTTTACTGGTGGTGGACTGACAGTGAGCCGACCGGGAGTCCCGGACTGGCTCTCCTACGACGAACCGCCAGGCTGGGTGGCAGAAACCGACTGGTCGCTTACCACCGCCGGCGCGACCGCACTGCGTGACCCGGCCAGTGCAACGTTCGATTATCTCGAAATCACGGCCGAGAACGTTCCCGAGGCGGTCGTCGAGTTTTCGACGTTCGAGGGATACGACTTGCTCGTACTCGAGCGCCGACCCGAAGAGCTCCACCGACGGTTCTCTTCGCGGCTGACAGACCACGTTCTCAAGAACGCTCCCTGTGGCGTGTTGCTCGTCGAGGACTACGGCTTCGACGGTGCAGACGAGATCGCGGTCGTCGCGAACCGTGGCCCGTACGATCCGCTGAAGCTCCTCGTCGCCGACGCTATCGCTGAGGAGACCGGGGCCGAACTCGTTCTCCTGCAGGCAGTTCCGGCCGACGCCCCGGAACAGCGCCGAGAAACCGTCCACGATTACCACGTCGAACTCATGCGGATCCTAACGGTGCCGGCCCGATCGCGCGTCGTGGAGACTGACGACCGCGTCGCGGGTCTCGCGCGGTTCGCGGAGTCCGCCGACCTTCTCGTAACTGGGATGGAGAGTCGCGGGCTACGCGGCGACCTGTTCGGTCGGCCGGGAGACCGACTGGTCGATTCGGTCGACGTGACTGCGGTGATGGTCCAGCCCGACGACGAACGACAG contains:
- a CDS encoding lycopene cyclase domain-containing protein — protein: MTPPLTYLQFHLVFTIPPIVVLGWLAVQRDRARWDRTTLSGLAIIVFLAVAYTTPWTNALIPEGVWWYGDGAVLATIWHTPVEEYLFFVLQTTLTAFWLFQFLTVSDTSLRLPTSHRLAGILAGLAVCALGWTLLETTATSYLGAILFWAGPILAIQWGFGLTYLLEKRRQVLLAVGVPTLYLWVADWVAISLGIWVISDAHTIGIGLAGLPLEEALFFLVTNVFVVQGLVLYAWVLDRRADLVSLPRVRRLASQVLSRSADS
- a CDS encoding bacteriorhodopsin; the protein is MATRNVVLQVPETQQEIFEFVFEDTLLALSFVVNIALAGLTILFIVALARGVTDPRAKLIVISTMLISVVSISSYTGLASGLTLSFIEMPAGHSLAGEEVLTMWGRYLTWAFSTPFILIVLGMIAGSNITKIMTTVAMTIAMCVTGLAAALTTSSLLMRWWWFVLSSAFFLVIIYVIMVDWTREADRTGTSDLFTTLKILTVVGWFGYPILWALGVEGFALLEVWMTSWGYSVLDIITKYIVTVLIVLYVIEEPETITADADYGTTLKGVGTPADD
- a CDS encoding APC family permease, which gives rise to MPTGLKRDLGLFSTSAIAIGAMIGSGIFILPGVAYVEVGGPAVVAAFLIAGVLVLPAAFSASEMATAMPEDGGSYVYVERGMGPLLGTVAGVGNWFMLSFKSALALVGGVPYLVYVAPELAAWILPLALGLAVFFTLLNATSTESTGRLQFGIVAIMIVVMAWFVVGGIPDISAERTAGAFDATSDGFLAATALVFISYAGVIKIASVAEEVEDPGTTIPRAMLGSLLVTTVLYVLVVYVAIGLVDVEAAIEAGQLDPDGEGPIMALAADSALGTVGVVAVVAAALMALASTANAGLMAAARFPFAMARDNLAPDQFEAISDRFRTPVAAIVVTGVAISVMILTLPLDLVAKFGSGFGIIVFVLVNISLVGFREGAVDDYDPTFTSPLYPWMQLAGIAGGLLVFSQMGLVPIVGSLVIVALSLVWYAIYARSRIDREGAARSGVRQSVTERALEQTADLFDEDRRYDTLVALTDDTSERARTDMVRMGADLSRLRTGSVAVAKFTGVPHRAFTGGGLTVSRPGVPDWLSYDEPPGWVAETDWSLTTAGATALRDPASATFDYLEITAENVPEAVVEFSTFEGYDLLVLERRPEELHRRFSSRLTDHVLKNAPCGVLLVEDYGFDGADEIAVVANRGPYDPLKLLVADAIAEETGAELVLLQAVPADAPEQRRETVHDYHVELMRILTVPARSRVVETDDRVAGLARFAESADLLVTGMESRGLRGDLFGRPGDRLVDSVDVTAVMVQPDDERQPGLVQRVVLDKLFGG